In Paenibacillus phoenicis, one genomic interval encodes:
- a CDS encoding cold shock domain-containing protein — protein sequence MKGTVKWFNAEKGYGFIQVEGGEDVFVHFSAIQGEGFKTLEEGQAVEFEITDGNRGPQAANVIKL from the coding sequence TTGAAAGGTACAGTTAAATGGTTTAACGCAGAAAAAGGCTATGGCTTCATCCAAGTTGAAGGTGGCGAAGACGTATTCGTACACTTCTCCGCTATTCAAGGCGAAGGTTTCAAAACTCTAGAAGAAGGCCAAGCCGTTGAGTTCGAAATTACTGACGGCAACCGTGGTCCTCAAGCTGCTAACGTAATCAAATTATAA